A DNA window from Trichosurus vulpecula isolate mTriVul1 chromosome 2, mTriVul1.pri, whole genome shotgun sequence contains the following coding sequences:
- the IRGQ gene encoding immunity-related GTPase family Q protein isoform X1, which produces MPRPAQGAGPPVTDRPRSPQDCAERGLFICCEPCHPGSEGGRGTPGSLSAPTMPPPRGDVTALFLGPPGSGKSELIAALREAPEAWHEDARIPALYPAGPGLFLGELSCPPAAPEPWAAEADVLVLVWGPRGGNGVEEEDGSLPEGLGAAGRAALARGAPVLAVWSRGPRNGNTGTPEQPEDLEQERIKAAAELAAAGLGAAPLYVLSRPGPQGTDLTRLREALHDRGAALERLLPPAQEGFEVVGGAELEAVREAFEAGGLEAAMTWLRSGLELLGSARVDLGVAGPEAPTVIGCLLGQDPEPTPTSPGPAPYPAPERPNVVLWALPDDADPAPSPDPGSAHYDALVLVVPGPPTSADVARGRALAGPVTPLFFVRTDGEGEDPEPEEDEEKSGRGDGDDKEKGREEDMKKCDGGKNSGSGSTSLDGDQKSGGGPGEIKSGGGDGEEESWEVLGAEEAEDAPPPVFPLRPGGLPGLEAALRQALTPAQGTALLLALPPASVRAARAKADALRAGAWRAALLASVAAAASPAPGLGHACDVALLRGQLAGYRRALGLEAAAVARRELALGLEPGTLVGRERSRLALSGAARGEVEARLRGWAGEGTAGGAALGALSFLWPAGGAAATGGLGYRAAHGVLLAALDELQADAEAVLAPGPDPE; this is translated from the exons ATGCCCCGCCCTGCGCAGGGGGCGGGACCTCCAGTAACTGACCGCCCCCGCAGCCCCCAGGACTGCGCCGAGCGCGGGCTGTTTATCTGCTGCGAGCCTTGCCACCCGGGGTCCGAAGGAGGGCGTGGGACCCCGGGGTCTCTGTCAG CCCCAACCATGCCTCCCCCGAGGGGTGATGTGACCGCCCTATTCCTGGGTCCCCCAGGATCGGGAAAGTCGGAGCTCATCGCTGCACTCCGGGAGGCTCCAGAGGCCTGGCATGAAGACGCGCGAATCCCTGCCCTCTACCCCGCGGGACCTGGTCTCTTCCTGGGCGAGCTGAGCTGCCCTCCGGCAGCGCCCGAGCCCTGGGCAGCCGAGGCTGATGTGCTTGTGCTGGTCTGGGGGCCTCGGGGCGGGAACGGGGTTGAGGAAGAGGATGGGTCTCTGCCcgaggggctgggggcagctgggCGGGCGGCCCTGGCCCGTGGGGCACCCGTGTTAGCAGTGTGGAGTCGAGGTCCCAGGAATGGGAACACCGGGACCCCGGAGCAGCCTGAAGACCTGGAGCAGGAAAGGATAAAGGCGGCCGCCGAGTTGGCCGCTGCCGGGCTCGGGGCTGCACCACTTTATGTACTTAGTCGTCCTGGGCCCCAAGGAACTGACCTGACCAGACTTCGAGAGGCGCTACATGACCGGGGGGCGGCACTGGAGAG GCTGCTGCCTCCGGCCCAAGAAGGTTTCGAGGTCGTGGGAGGGGCCGAACTAGAAGCAGTGCGCGAGGCTTTCGAGGCCGGCGGCCTGGAGGCTGCTATGACCTGGCTGCGCTCGGGCCTGGAGCTTCTGGGCAGCGCCCGGGTGGACTTGGGCGTGGCCGGTCCAGAAGCCCCCACAGTCATAGGCTGCCTTCTTGGGCAGGACCCTGAacccactcccacctcccccGGGCCAGCCCCCTATCCTGCACCTGAGAGGCCCAATGTGGTCCTCTGGGCGCTGCCTGACGACGCTGACCCCGCCCCCAGCCCTGACCCTGGGTCCGCTCACTACGATGCCCTGGTCCTGGTGGTTCCAGGACCCCCTACATCGGCCGATGTAGCTCGTGGGAGGGCGCTGGCGGGCCCTGTCACGCCCCTCTTCTTTGTAAGGACTGATGGCGAAGGAGAGGATCCTGAACcagaagaggatgaagaaaaatCTGGCCGTGGGGATGGAGACGACAAAGAAAAAGGTAGAGAGGAGGACATGAAGAAATGTGATGGTGGGAAGAATTCGGGCAGCGGGAGTACATCGCTAGATGGAGACCAGAAATCGGGCGGTGGACCTGGGGAGATAAAATCAGGTGGtggggatggagaggaggagagctggGAGGTGCTGGGCGCAGAGGAAGCAGAGGACGCACCGCCGCCTGTCTTCCCCCTGCGTCCCGGGGGCCTACCGGGCCTGGAGGCTGCGCTTCGACAAGCCCTGACTCCAGCCCAGGGGACAGCTCTGCTGCTAGCCTTGCCTCCCGCGTCTGTGAGGGCAGCGCGAGCCAAGGCGGACGCGCTGCGGGCTGGAGCGTGGCGCGCGGCGCTACTGGCCAGTGTGGCCGCGGCCGCGTCCCCGGCCCCGGGGCTGGGACACGCTTGCGACGTGGCGCTGCTGCGGGGTCAACTGGCTGGCTACAGGCGCGCACTGGGGCTCGAGGCGGCCGCGGTAGCACGGCGAGAGCTCGCCCTGGGGCTGGAACCTGGAACCCTGGTGGGGCGGGAGCGCTCGCGACTGGCACTGAGTGGAGCAGCTCGTGGAGAGGTGGAGGCGCGCTTGCGGGGCTGGGCCGGAGAAGGAACCGCGGGCGGCGCGGCCTTGGGCGCGCTCTCCTTCCTGTGGCCGGCGGGCGGCGCGGCGGCGACCGGGGGCCTCGGGTACCGCGCGGCCCACGGCGTGCTTCTGGCGGCTCTGGATGAGCTGCAGGCCGATGCCGAGGCCGTGCTGGCCCCGGGCCCAGACCCTGAATAA
- the IRGQ gene encoding immunity-related GTPase family Q protein isoform X2: MPPPRGDVTALFLGPPGSGKSELIAALREAPEAWHEDARIPALYPAGPGLFLGELSCPPAAPEPWAAEADVLVLVWGPRGGNGVEEEDGSLPEGLGAAGRAALARGAPVLAVWSRGPRNGNTGTPEQPEDLEQERIKAAAELAAAGLGAAPLYVLSRPGPQGTDLTRLREALHDRGAALERLLPPAQEGFEVVGGAELEAVREAFEAGGLEAAMTWLRSGLELLGSARVDLGVAGPEAPTVIGCLLGQDPEPTPTSPGPAPYPAPERPNVVLWALPDDADPAPSPDPGSAHYDALVLVVPGPPTSADVARGRALAGPVTPLFFVRTDGEGEDPEPEEDEEKSGRGDGDDKEKGREEDMKKCDGGKNSGSGSTSLDGDQKSGGGPGEIKSGGGDGEEESWEVLGAEEAEDAPPPVFPLRPGGLPGLEAALRQALTPAQGTALLLALPPASVRAARAKADALRAGAWRAALLASVAAAASPAPGLGHACDVALLRGQLAGYRRALGLEAAAVARRELALGLEPGTLVGRERSRLALSGAARGEVEARLRGWAGEGTAGGAALGALSFLWPAGGAAATGGLGYRAAHGVLLAALDELQADAEAVLAPGPDPE, encoded by the exons ATGCCTCCCCCGAGGGGTGATGTGACCGCCCTATTCCTGGGTCCCCCAGGATCGGGAAAGTCGGAGCTCATCGCTGCACTCCGGGAGGCTCCAGAGGCCTGGCATGAAGACGCGCGAATCCCTGCCCTCTACCCCGCGGGACCTGGTCTCTTCCTGGGCGAGCTGAGCTGCCCTCCGGCAGCGCCCGAGCCCTGGGCAGCCGAGGCTGATGTGCTTGTGCTGGTCTGGGGGCCTCGGGGCGGGAACGGGGTTGAGGAAGAGGATGGGTCTCTGCCcgaggggctgggggcagctgggCGGGCGGCCCTGGCCCGTGGGGCACCCGTGTTAGCAGTGTGGAGTCGAGGTCCCAGGAATGGGAACACCGGGACCCCGGAGCAGCCTGAAGACCTGGAGCAGGAAAGGATAAAGGCGGCCGCCGAGTTGGCCGCTGCCGGGCTCGGGGCTGCACCACTTTATGTACTTAGTCGTCCTGGGCCCCAAGGAACTGACCTGACCAGACTTCGAGAGGCGCTACATGACCGGGGGGCGGCACTGGAGAG GCTGCTGCCTCCGGCCCAAGAAGGTTTCGAGGTCGTGGGAGGGGCCGAACTAGAAGCAGTGCGCGAGGCTTTCGAGGCCGGCGGCCTGGAGGCTGCTATGACCTGGCTGCGCTCGGGCCTGGAGCTTCTGGGCAGCGCCCGGGTGGACTTGGGCGTGGCCGGTCCAGAAGCCCCCACAGTCATAGGCTGCCTTCTTGGGCAGGACCCTGAacccactcccacctcccccGGGCCAGCCCCCTATCCTGCACCTGAGAGGCCCAATGTGGTCCTCTGGGCGCTGCCTGACGACGCTGACCCCGCCCCCAGCCCTGACCCTGGGTCCGCTCACTACGATGCCCTGGTCCTGGTGGTTCCAGGACCCCCTACATCGGCCGATGTAGCTCGTGGGAGGGCGCTGGCGGGCCCTGTCACGCCCCTCTTCTTTGTAAGGACTGATGGCGAAGGAGAGGATCCTGAACcagaagaggatgaagaaaaatCTGGCCGTGGGGATGGAGACGACAAAGAAAAAGGTAGAGAGGAGGACATGAAGAAATGTGATGGTGGGAAGAATTCGGGCAGCGGGAGTACATCGCTAGATGGAGACCAGAAATCGGGCGGTGGACCTGGGGAGATAAAATCAGGTGGtggggatggagaggaggagagctggGAGGTGCTGGGCGCAGAGGAAGCAGAGGACGCACCGCCGCCTGTCTTCCCCCTGCGTCCCGGGGGCCTACCGGGCCTGGAGGCTGCGCTTCGACAAGCCCTGACTCCAGCCCAGGGGACAGCTCTGCTGCTAGCCTTGCCTCCCGCGTCTGTGAGGGCAGCGCGAGCCAAGGCGGACGCGCTGCGGGCTGGAGCGTGGCGCGCGGCGCTACTGGCCAGTGTGGCCGCGGCCGCGTCCCCGGCCCCGGGGCTGGGACACGCTTGCGACGTGGCGCTGCTGCGGGGTCAACTGGCTGGCTACAGGCGCGCACTGGGGCTCGAGGCGGCCGCGGTAGCACGGCGAGAGCTCGCCCTGGGGCTGGAACCTGGAACCCTGGTGGGGCGGGAGCGCTCGCGACTGGCACTGAGTGGAGCAGCTCGTGGAGAGGTGGAGGCGCGCTTGCGGGGCTGGGCCGGAGAAGGAACCGCGGGCGGCGCGGCCTTGGGCGCGCTCTCCTTCCTGTGGCCGGCGGGCGGCGCGGCGGCGACCGGGGGCCTCGGGTACCGCGCGGCCCACGGCGTGCTTCTGGCGGCTCTGGATGAGCTGCAGGCCGATGCCGAGGCCGTGCTGGCCCCGGGCCCAGACCCTGAATAA